One window of Nocardia sp. NBC_00508 genomic DNA carries:
- a CDS encoding FecCD family ABC transporter permease, which yields MTSLATVRRRRLSGLLAVTALLLLAVVAGIAVGARSLAPGTVYDAVQHALTCPGGAFTCAAGSTEAQIVRGLRLPRTALALVCGAALGIAGALIQGYTRNPLADAGLLGLNAGAAFLAALSVYLFSFSAPEQYIWFAFAGALLAGLVVFGASAVGGGKASPLSLVLAGAAVTAFLQAMTNALVLLDASALDAYRFWVVGTVAGRDAEVFWQVLPFLLGGMLLAVVAAPGLNLIGLGDEVARGLGVHVGRSRALGLAAIVLLAGAATAAVGPIAFLGLAVPHLARTVTGPDYRWLIPYSGLIGALLLLIADIVGRLVVRPGELEVGVMLAALGAPFFLAFVRRRKLVSL from the coding sequence GTGACCTCCCTTGCCACCGTGAGGCGGCGTCGACTCTCCGGGCTCCTCGCCGTGACCGCCCTGCTGCTGCTCGCCGTGGTGGCCGGTATCGCGGTCGGCGCACGCTCGCTCGCGCCGGGAACCGTGTACGACGCCGTGCAGCATGCGCTCACCTGCCCGGGCGGAGCCTTCACCTGTGCGGCCGGTTCGACCGAAGCACAGATCGTGCGCGGCCTGCGTCTTCCTCGGACCGCGCTGGCGCTGGTCTGCGGGGCGGCGCTGGGCATCGCAGGCGCGCTCATCCAGGGATACACCCGCAACCCGCTCGCCGACGCCGGATTGCTCGGCCTCAATGCGGGCGCCGCCTTCCTCGCGGCACTGAGCGTGTACCTGTTCTCGTTCAGCGCACCCGAGCAGTACATCTGGTTCGCGTTCGCCGGAGCGCTGCTCGCCGGGCTCGTGGTGTTCGGGGCCTCGGCAGTGGGCGGCGGGAAGGCGAGCCCGTTGAGCCTGGTGCTCGCGGGCGCCGCGGTGACCGCGTTCCTGCAGGCGATGACGAACGCCCTCGTGCTGTTGGACGCGTCGGCGCTGGACGCCTACCGGTTCTGGGTGGTCGGTACAGTCGCGGGCCGCGACGCCGAGGTGTTCTGGCAAGTGCTTCCGTTTCTGCTGGGCGGCATGCTGCTCGCCGTGGTGGCGGCGCCGGGACTGAATCTGATCGGCCTCGGCGACGAGGTCGCGCGCGGGCTCGGCGTGCACGTCGGCCGCAGCCGGGCGCTCGGACTGGCGGCCATCGTGCTGCTGGCGGGCGCGGCCACGGCGGCGGTGGGGCCGATCGCGTTCCTCGGCCTTGCCGTCCCGCATCTCGCGCGGACCGTCACGGGACCGGACTATCGCTGGCTGATTCCCTATTCCGGCCTCATCGGCGCGTTGCTGCTGCTGATCGCCGATATCGTCGGCCGCCTAGTGGTCCGGCCGGGCGAGCTGGAGGTCGGGGTGATGCTCGCCGCGCTCGGCGCGCCGTTCTTCCTCGCGTTCGTTCGGCGACGGAAGCTGGTCAGCCTGTGA